Part of the Thermomicrobiales bacterium genome is shown below.
CTTCTCGACGAAGAAGGAATAGTCCATTCCCATCGTCTGCAGCGTCATCGCGGAATAGACCCGGATGCACTCGGCATATTCGGCCGCGGTCAGGTAGCCGTGTTGAAAGCCCCGGGCAAACGGCGCGCCCTGCACCTTCACATGTACCCAGCCGTTCACATCCTCCCGGCTCGCCTGATCGAGCCAGCCTTGCTGCTCTTCGGTCAACGGTGCTGGTGATGCCACCGGGGTGGCGCTCTGGGCCGCGACGCGCGTTTGCCCGATCATCGCGGCGGCAGCGCTGCCGGCCGCGAGCGACCCCAGGCGGCGGCGGGAAAGCGCATATGACTCGCTTGTCAGGAGACTGGTTCCTCTCTTGGTCATGGTCGATGGCTTCCTTTGCGAACGTTGGCTGAGGAGAAGAAGGAACCCATCCATTCTTGCATGTGGTGGCAATACCGGGATCGAGCGTTCGCGCTCCCAGGGCGACCGACGCCGGTGAGCGTCCATCGAAAACGCTTGGAACGTGTGTGCTGATTCTGCTAGACTAACGTCAATATCCCCTGCCGCTTCTGGTGGCAGGCAGAGGAGTTGTCGCAAGGCAGCTCCTCTTTTTTGCCACCTTGGGCTATAGACCGATGCGTGTTGCTGTCTACATCGATGGCTTCTCGTTCTACTACGCATGTTTCAGTGGCCGCACGAAAGCCCCCTTCAAGGGACTGAAGTGGGTCGATTTCGAGCGCCTTGCCAGAAACCTCTTTCCAAACGACGATCTCGTGGCCGTTCACTACTTCACCGCGATCGCGCCAAACCCGCCCGACGACCCTGGTCAGGCTGATCGACACGCCAACTACCTGGACGCATTGAGAGCTTATTCAGCAGTCACGGTACACGTAGGCAAGTTCGTGAAATCCAAGCGCGAGGTGGCACTGGTGCGCTGCCCTGCGGGAATGGCCATCCAGCAAACTGCATTTGTCTGGCAAGAGAAGAAGAGTGACGTCGCACTTGCCGCGACGCTGATTGTCGATGCAGTTCAACGAAACGCGGATGCGCTTGTATTGGTGACAAATGACTCCGATTTTGTGCCAGCGGTGCAGATTGCCAAGAAAGTCTCAGAGTGTATTGTCGGTGTCGTCAGTCCAGACTTGGCGGTCTCGAAGGACCTCGCAAAGACAGCTGACTTCGCGTGGCAATTCGACAAGGGGCTGCTTCCGGTGTCACAGCTACCAGATCCTGTTGTTACTCCGACAGGGAGGGTCATCCACAAGCCGACACGTTGGAGAGCGAACCCCGACTAATCCTCCGTCACCGCGTACGCAATCAACAGCGCCAGGATCAAGCCGCCCTGGATCATCATGCGTACCGATTCGTCGATGTTCTCGACGGTGAGCAGATTGATGAGGATGGTCATCACCAGCGCGCCGCCGATGGTGCCGATGATCTTGCCGCGCCCCCCGATGATCGAGGTGCCCCCAATCACGACTGCCGCGATCGACATGAGCATGTACGGGTCGCCAGCGGTTTTCGAGCTATACCCGGTGCGGCCGAGGAGCAACAATCCGGTGATGGCCGCGAACAAGCTGCACAGCGCATAGGTTGCGATCTGGATCGCGGTGGTCGGCACACCGGAGATGTAGGACGCGCGTGGGTTGTTGCCGATGGCGTAGATTCCCCGGCCGTACGACGTGAAATGCAGCAGCACCACGCAGACCAGCGTCACCGCGAGCAGGACCCATACCGGCGCGGGCACGCCCAGGATCTTGTCCTTCGCCCAGAACTCCAGGAACGGCGATTTTCCGCTCACCGGTTTCCCCGCGTTGTAGACGAGCAAGACGCCCTGGATGATGCTCAGGGTGGCCAGGGTCATCACCAACGGCGGCAGCCGCAGCACCGTCACCCCCAGCCCATTGCAGACGCCGACCAAGATCGCGATCACCAGGGTGACCAGAATGCCCCCCAATTGCCCGATTTGGGTCATCAGGTTGCCGGCGACGACGCCGGTCATGGTAATCACCGCCGCCACCGAAAGATCGATGCCGCCCATCAGGATCACCAGTGTCTGCCCAGCGGCCACGATACCCAGAAAGGCCGCTGTGCGCAGCGTGAGCATGGTGTAGTTGACCGAGCGAAACCCTTCGGTGCGATAGAGGCTGAATCCCCAAAGGAGCAAGAGCACCACAAAGGTCAGAATCACCGGATCGATGCGGATGCCGCGCAGCCGCGCGCTCACGCCGGACGATGTCGTGGGTAGGGAAGCCATCTCAGCGGCGCTCCTCGATACGGTAGGCGGCAAACGTCTTGATCCCGATCGCCACGATCAGCACCAGGCCATAGATGACCCGCTGATAGGCAACCGAGAACCCGGAAATGAAGAGGATTTGCGTAACGAGCCCGAGCGAGAGCACACCGGCAATCGTGCCGCGTAGATGCCCTTGACCACCCAGGAAGCTGACCCCGCCGAGGACCGCCGCGGCGATGGCTGCCAGCGTGTAGGTTCCGCCGATGAGTGGATCGCCCGATCCGGCGTAGGCCGAAAGCCCGATACCGGCGAGCGCGGCAAAAAGCCCGGAGATGATGTAGGCCGCGATGCGCAGATGCTTGACCGGCAAACCACTGAAGAACGCGCCGCGCTCGTTGTCGCCGATCGCGTAGATGCCGACACCAAGCGGGGTGCGCTTGATGCCGTACCTCCAGAAGAGCAACGCCCCGATCAGCACCAGCAGACTGACCGGAATGACTCCTCCGATCTGCCCGATGAAGCGTGAGGAGAACGAACGCGGCAGATGCCCTCCCGCCGAAGGCAGGACCCAGAGCGCAGCGCCCGCCCAGATGAACGATGTCGCCAGGGTGACGATGATGGCCGGCAGCTTGATGTACGAGACGATCGCGCCGGTAAAGAGCCCGATCAACGCCCCGCCAGCCAACACCATGGTGACCGCTTTGATCATGGAGAGCGGGTTGTCCCACATCTGGGTGGCCAGGATGCAGGTGAAGAGACTCATCATGTTGCCAAGCGAGAGATCGATTCCTCCGGTGAGCATGATGACCGATTGCGACATCGCCGCCAGGAACAGGGGAAAGAGCCACGCCGACAGATTGTTCACCGTGTCGATGCCGAAGGTGTTGCGGTTCATATAGAGGTAGATCAGCGCGAAGATGGCCGTGACCGCATAGATCGGCAGCACATCCTGCCAGGCGCGCGAGAGCTTGCTGAAAACACCGAGTTTGGCCAGCGGATTCAGCGAGCGTTCCGGCGACGTTTCGGACGTGGTTCCCGCAACGGGCGTCCTGGCGCCTTCGGCCCTGGCTTCCAGCGTTTCGGCGATCTGTTTCTCACCGCCCACCACCGAGGCGTGCACCACGTTCTCTTCGGTTACGTCGTCGCCGCTCAGCGTCACCACCGGTTGGCGCTCGTACATCACCATCACGCGGTCGCTCAAGCCCAGCAGCTCGATCGTGTCCGAGGTGATCAGCAGAATCGATGCCCCGGCCGCGGTCAGCTCGCGCATGAGGCGATGAATCTCCTGCTTGGTGCCGACATCGATTCCGCGCGTCGGCTCCGACAGCAGCAGGATTTCCGGTTCCTGCGGTAGCCATTTGGCGATCGCGACTTTTTGCTGATTTCCGCCGCTCAGGCGCAGCACCCGCTGTTTGGGGGAGCGCAACTTGATTTGCAGCTTGGCGATCAGCGAATCGATCAGCGTCCGCTCGCGGCCCCGGTCGATCAGGCCGAACCTGCTGACTGCATTCAGATTGGGCAGCGCCAGGTTGTCGCTCACCGGGAGCTGCAGGACGAGCCCTTCGGTCTTGCGGTCTTCTGGCACAAAGGCGTAGCGCCGGGACATGGCCGCGCGCGGTCCGCGCACCGCCGCGGGCTGGCCATCGAGCAAGACCTCGCCCTCGACCCGATGCAACCCGAAGAGCGCGGCCAGCAGCTCGCGTTGCCCCTGTCCCTGCAACCCGCCAAGGCCCAGGATCTCACCCCGATGCAGATCGAAATCGACGTTCTGGAAGCGGTGCCCGGAGCTGAGATTGCGAACCGAGAGCACCACCGGTCCGGCCATCAGTTCCTCGATCGGTGGCTTCGGTGGGAAGATATCGGTGATCTCGCGCCCGACCATGAACTTGACCAACTGGTCGGTCGTGGTGCCCGGAGTGGCTACCGTGGTGACGTACTCGCCGTTCTTGAGCACCGTGATCCGATCGGTGATCGCGAAGATCTCTTCCAGCCGGTGGGAAACGAAGACCACGGCCACACCCCGGTCGCGCAGCTTGCGCAACGAGGTGAAGAAGAGCTCAACCTGGCTCTTGTCGAGGGCGGAGGTGGCTTCGTCCAGAATGAGGAGCTTCGGCTCGGCGACGATCGCCTTGGCGAACTCGACAAGTTGCCGCTCGGCGAGCGGAAGCTCTCCTGCCTGGGCCTGTGGATCGATCTCTACTCCGAGATCGTCGAAGATTCGGGTTGCCTCTGCTTCGATGCGCGCGTAATCGACCTGCCCGAACCTGGTGGTCGGCATGCGCCCAAGGAAGATGTTCTCCGCCACGGTCAGGTGCGGGCTGAGACTCAGTTCCTGGTGGACGGTGCTGATGCCGATCGCTTCGGCCTGGTGCGGCGACAAGCCCTGATACGTGACGCCGTCGAACGTGATCGTGCCGGAATCGGGTTGATGCACTCCCGTCACCAGGTTGATCCAGGTGCTCTTGCCGGCGCCGTTCTCGCCCATCAACGCGTGAATTTCGCCAGGGTAGACATCGAAGCCCACCCGATCGAGCACGACATTGCCCGCGAACGACTTGGTCAAGTCGGCGGTGCGCAGAATGGGCGCGGTATCGAACGGCGGCACTGGTGTCCCCGGGGGACGTTCGGCGGTCTCGGTAGTCACGAATCCCTCTCGAAGCAATGAATTGCGCAGTGCTGGCGCTCACCAGTCGCAATGCAGCTGCCTGTGCTGTGCGAGCGCGACAGCGCGATAGCTCAGCTTGCCGACAACCGGGTTTCCGGGATGAAGGCATGGCCTGGGGTGCGTCCGTTATCGACCTGCGGTCGATCGCAGGACACAGGTTCCTGCGCTACGATCGCTCCCTCCGCCGTGAAGGGCTCGGTGCCCTTTCGGGTCCGGAGTCCTGGGTCCGGAGCCCGGAGACAGCCGCGCTGGCCGTAGTGGCACCCGTGGCCGCCAATCGGAGTCCGGGGACAGCCGCGCCGGCCGTGGCGAAGGGCCTCTGTGCCCTCTCGTGTCGCATTCGCGGGCTCGCGAGGGCACGGACGCCCTTTCCTCCGACCGGATGGGTTCGGCGACCATAGAGGACAGCCCCCATCGGACGATGCGCATGTCCCGTTCCCAACGAATTGGGAACGGGACACGGACGGTCGATCGAACTAGGCGGCCGGTGTCGCTTCAGGGGCGGCCATCGCTCCCTCGATGATCGCCTGGCGCTCGGCCGGTCCCGGAACCTCGGGAATCGAGTACCAGTCCTCCGGCAGACTCTCGTCGGCCCACTCGCAGACGTTGTCGTCGGTAATTTCTGGCAACGGCACCACGACCCGGCTCGGCACCGGCTGGCCCTGCTTGGCGAGGATGCCGAGGTCGAGCGCAATGACCGCCATGTAGTTCACCTGCGCGGTCGAGAAGGAGGTGAAGCCGTCCTCCAGCAGATCGCACCACTGCAGCAGATAGGCGTTGTAGTTCTCACCGGTGATCGGTACGAACGGCAGGCCCATCGCCTGCATCGTCTTGAGGGCGGCCGAAGCGTGCGCGCCTGCCTGGCACCAGATGCCGACCACGTCCGGATGCGCGGCCAGCAGGCTCTCCATCTCGGTCAGGGCAGGAGCCTCGTTGTACTCGATGTTGGCGGTGCCGACGATCTCCACGTCTGGATACTGCGCAAAGACCTCTTCGGCGCCGGCCCAGCGGGCCTCGCTGACGGAGATGCCGGCCGGACCGTTGATCGCCAGGATCGGTCCCGAGCCGCCGATTTGATCGACCAGCCACTGGGCGGTCATGTTGCCCCATTGATGCTGATCGGTGTTGATCTTGGCCGTGAGCTGATCGGTCGTGACTTCCGAGTCCCAGTTGACCACGATCACGCCGGCGTTGTGCGCCGATTCGACCACCTGGTCGAGCGCGGTAGCCGATCCGGCGATCAGCAGGCAGATGTCGTATTGCTGATCGATCATCGTCTGGATTTGAGCGATCTGGGTGGCCGTGTCGCCGTTGGCGTCGAAGACCTGGAAGTCGATGGTCGCGCCCATGTCGACCAGACGCTGCACCTCGGCCTCGATCTCGTTCTGGGTCTCCGTCATCCATGACGGGGTCGTGTAGATGGTCGACCAACCGACCTTGAGCGGCGCCAGCCCTTCGACCGGCGGCCAGTTCTCATCCTGGGCAAACGCGCCCAGTTGCAGCTTGCCAGTCGCGGCGACCGCCGCGGTGAGCGCTGCGGAACCAACGACGAATCGTCGACGATCGAGTGTCTTGTCCACGGGGAAAACTCCTTCATTCAGACAACGGGGCCGAATCGACGGAATCGGGACACGCGCGTGTCCCGTTCGTTACTCTACACAAGCTGATAACGCAACACAATCGGGTGTTTGGGGATTTTCCCCTTCGACTATGACCACTCAGGCGCCCACTCCTCGAGGCGATTGTCCGGAGCGGGACACACCGAGAACGTCCGCTTCGGTACACGATGCGTGAGAATCCGCTCATCCCCGGCAATGACGTCCGTATCGACGACGTCAACGGGAAGCAGGGGTTCGAGGTCGATGGAAAAGCGTGAAGAGAAGGACTGATCAGCGTCTCTGGGCGCGAGTGTTCTGCCGCTTCTTCCCGTGTGCCCGGTGAAGATTCGCAAGAACGGCGATAATTGCCGGGAGAAAGCGAGTTTGCGATCCATTTCGCCGGCTCCATGGCTCCAGTGCGAGGATGTGCAATGAAGCGTCGCGTCGTGCTTCGAATCTGGGGACGGGTTCAGGGCGTCAACTACCGGCGAGCCGCGCAACGCGAGGCTGTGCGTCTCGAGGTGACCGGGTTCGCGCGGAACATGCCGGACGATTCGGTCTGGATCGAGGCTGAAGGGACCGAAGACGCCATCGAAAAGTACGTTGCCTGGTGCGAAAAAGGTCCCCCGCGCTCTGAAGTCACGCGTTTCGAGGTCCAGGATGGCGACCTCGTCGGATACAAGGGATTCGAGATCTATTGACCAGTTTCGCGCTACCCGAACTTCCTCCCGCGCTGGATGACGCCGAACTGCGCGCGCTGCTCCAGAACGCCCGCACCATCGCGGTCGTCGGCTGGTCGGACAAGCCAGACCGCTCCAGCCACGGTATTGCCGGATATCTGCACGCGCAGGGATACGATGTGCCGCTGGTGAATCCGCGATTGGCGGGCAAGATGGGGCCGTTTGGCGAGCCGGTCTACCGGACGCTGGGCGATATCCCGCGCCATGTCGACATCGTCGATCTCTTTCGCAACGCAAGCTTCGTGCCTGGACACACCCAGGAGGCCATCGACATCGGCGCAGGGGCTGTCTGGTGTCAAGCCGGGATCGTCAGTGAGCCGGCGCGTGCCATGGCAGCCGCCCATGGAATACCCTTCGTGCAGGACACCTGCATTTCCGTTGCCCACATCTTCCTGGTCCGGGCGCGAACGAGCTAGAAAGTATCGAGACCGATGGTCGTACCCAAGATTGGCGCCCAGTGGGCCATCAAGAAAATTGCCGACGAGGTCATGGCGCCGCCCCCGGCTCCGCCCTCCGCGGACGAGCCCGCTCCCCAGCAGCAGGCGTATCAGCCTCCGGTCGAAGAGTTCGATGAATTCGACGGCGAGATCGTCAACGACGAAGAGGGCAACCCGATCGGCACCGCGCACCGCATGCGCTCGATCGGCATCTACCTCGTCTCCGATTCCCACGGCAACCTGGAGAAAGAGCTGCAGGACTGCATCGAGGATGAGGAGAGCCGCAAGTACTTCATCCGGGACAAGCGCGGCCGCCTGACCGGCATCATCTTCGCTCCGCACCCTGAGCGGATGCCCCAGAAGGCCGAAGCCCTCCGCGCCGACGAGATCTAGCTCATCTGCGGAACCACGTGTCCGCGGACCGCAGCCCTCGGGTTGGCAAGGGGGGTTATTATGGTGAGAACCACACCAGACCAATCCTCGTTCCCGACGGGCGCCGAGCCATGCACCTTACCGACCAAGCCGATCTCAGCACGTTGCTTTGCCAATTCCGGAACGCCGCTGGTCTCAGTCAAGAGGAACTGGCGGAGCGCTCGGACGTCCCTGTCCGGTCGATCAGCGATCTGGAACGAGGGCGTTGGTCAAAACCGGAGACGGAAACCGTACACCGCATTGCCGATGCGTTGTCGCTGAGCCCTGCGGAACGCACGACCCTGCTGGCATCGGCGTCGCCCAGAGCGGCGGTCGATTTGGC
Proteins encoded:
- a CDS encoding substrate-binding domain-containing protein, which codes for MDKTLDRRRFVVGSAALTAAVAATGKLQLGAFAQDENWPPVEGLAPLKVGWSTIYTTPSWMTETQNEIEAEVQRLVDMGATIDFQVFDANGDTATQIAQIQTMIDQQYDICLLIAGSATALDQVVESAHNAGVIVVNWDSEVTTDQLTAKINTDQHQWGNMTAQWLVDQIGGSGPILAINGPAGISVSEARWAGAEEVFAQYPDVEIVGTANIEYNEAPALTEMESLLAAHPDVVGIWCQAGAHASAALKTMQAMGLPFVPITGENYNAYLLQWCDLLEDGFTSFSTAQVNYMAVIALDLGILAKQGQPVPSRVVVPLPEITDDNVCEWADESLPEDWYSIPEVPGPAERQAIIEGAMAAPEATPAA
- a CDS encoding NYN domain-containing protein, translated to MRVAVYIDGFSFYYACFSGRTKAPFKGLKWVDFERLARNLFPNDDLVAVHYFTAIAPNPPDDPGQADRHANYLDALRAYSAVTVHVGKFVKSKREVALVRCPAGMAIQQTAFVWQEKKSDVALAATLIVDAVQRNADALVLVTNDSDFVPAVQIAKKVSECIVGVVSPDLAVSKDLAKTADFAWQFDKGLLPVSQLPDPVVTPTGRVIHKPTRWRANPD
- a CDS encoding ATP-binding cassette domain-containing protein → MTTETAERPPGTPVPPFDTAPILRTADLTKSFAGNVVLDRVGFDVYPGEIHALMGENGAGKSTWINLVTGVHQPDSGTITFDGVTYQGLSPHQAEAIGISTVHQELSLSPHLTVAENIFLGRMPTTRFGQVDYARIEAEATRIFDDLGVEIDPQAQAGELPLAERQLVEFAKAIVAEPKLLILDEATSALDKSQVELFFTSLRKLRDRGVAVVFVSHRLEEIFAITDRITVLKNGEYVTTVATPGTTTDQLVKFMVGREITDIFPPKPPIEELMAGPVVLSVRNLSSGHRFQNVDFDLHRGEILGLGGLQGQGQRELLAALFGLHRVEGEVLLDGQPAAVRGPRAAMSRRYAFVPEDRKTEGLVLQLPVSDNLALPNLNAVSRFGLIDRGRERTLIDSLIAKLQIKLRSPKQRVLRLSGGNQQKVAIAKWLPQEPEILLLSEPTRGIDVGTKQEIHRLMRELTAAGASILLITSDTIELLGLSDRVMVMYERQPVVTLSGDDVTEENVVHASVVGGEKQIAETLEARAEGARTPVAGTTSETSPERSLNPLAKLGVFSKLSRAWQDVLPIYAVTAIFALIYLYMNRNTFGIDTVNNLSAWLFPLFLAAMSQSVIMLTGGIDLSLGNMMSLFTCILATQMWDNPLSMIKAVTMVLAGGALIGLFTGAIVSYIKLPAIIVTLATSFIWAGAALWVLPSAGGHLPRSFSSRFIGQIGGVIPVSLLVLIGALLFWRYGIKRTPLGVGIYAIGDNERGAFFSGLPVKHLRIAAYIISGLFAALAGIGLSAYAGSGDPLIGGTYTLAAIAAAVLGGVSFLGGQGHLRGTIAGVLSLGLVTQILFISGFSVAYQRVIYGLVLIVAIGIKTFAAYRIEERR
- a CDS encoding ABC transporter permease, whose product is MASLPTTSSGVSARLRGIRIDPVILTFVVLLLLWGFSLYRTEGFRSVNYTMLTLRTAAFLGIVAAGQTLVILMGGIDLSVAAVITMTGVVAGNLMTQIGQLGGILVTLVIAILVGVCNGLGVTVLRLPPLVMTLATLSIIQGVLLVYNAGKPVSGKSPFLEFWAKDKILGVPAPVWVLLAVTLVCVVLLHFTSYGRGIYAIGNNPRASYISGVPTTAIQIATYALCSLFAAITGLLLLGRTGYSSKTAGDPYMLMSIAAVVIGGTSIIGGRGKIIGTIGGALVMTILINLLTVENIDESVRMMIQGGLILALLIAYAVTED
- a CDS encoding CoA-binding protein, with the translated sequence MTSFALPELPPALDDAELRALLQNARTIAVVGWSDKPDRSSHGIAGYLHAQGYDVPLVNPRLAGKMGPFGEPVYRTLGDIPRHVDIVDLFRNASFVPGHTQEAIDIGAGAVWCQAGIVSEPARAMAAAHGIPFVQDTCISVAHIFLVRARTS
- a CDS encoding acylphosphatase; the protein is MKRRVVLRIWGRVQGVNYRRAAQREAVRLEVTGFARNMPDDSVWIEAEGTEDAIEKYVAWCEKGPPRSEVTRFEVQDGDLVGYKGFEIY